From Flavobacteriales bacterium:
TGCGATGAGATCATCCCTCACGTAGCCGAAGAAGGCCTGGCCGACTACATCGATGCCTTCTGTGAACGCGGCTACTTCGATGCGCAGGAAACAGAACGCATTCTGGAGGCCGGTCAGAAATACGGTCTCCGTCCCAAGGTGCATGTCAATCAGTTCTCATCCTGTGGTGGGATACAGTCCTCACTGAAATACGATGCGCTCTCGGTCGATCATCTGGAGGTGATGGAGGGCTCCGACCTAGAGGACGTCTGTCAGTCGGACACGATCGCCACTGCGCTTCCGGCCTGTAGTTTCTTCATCGATATACCTTATACACCGGCACGTGATATCATCGATAGCAACGGCTTGCTCGCATTGGCCACGGATTATAATCCGGGTTCTAGCCCTACGGGGAACATGTCATTTGTGCTCAGTTTGGCCTGCATACGCATGAACATGCATCCCATCGAGGCACTCAATGCGGCCACTCTCAACGGTGCTGCAGCCATGGAACTCTCTGATACTACAGGGAGCATCACACGCGGCAAGCGGGCCGACCTCATCATCACCCGACCGATGAAGGAATTTGCCCTGCTGCCCTACCGTTTTGCCGATCGGATGATCGAACGGGTAGTATTGAACGGCAGACCCGTATAAATTCTCACCGATTCCCTATAGGTGACCATTCAAAGGCGCATACCTTTGTCCATCTCTTTGATCGACCCATGAGAATTGTAATAGCAGGAGCAGGAGATGTAGGTTTCCATTTGGCCCGACTCTTGGCCTTGGAGAGTCATCAGACTTCCATCATAGATACCGATGCTGAGAAACTCGACTATGTTGCCAAACACTTGGACGTACATACCATCCTCGGGACCAGTACTTCCTTCAAGATATTGCGCGAGGCCCAGGTGGAGAATTGCGACCTATTCATCGCGGTGACCTCCTCGGAAGAAGTCAATTTCACGAGTGCCGTTATCTCCAAGCGGCTGGGTGCCAAGCGTACCATCGTACGGGTGAGTAATGTGGAATACATGATGGCCCGCAAGGATACCTTCATGAAGGAGATCGGGATCGATGAGGTCATCCTGCCGGAGACCTTGGCGGCCCAAGAGATCAAGCGTTTGGTCAATCACTCCGTACTGACCGATCACTTCTCCTTCGAGAACGGGAAGCTCGCTCTGATGGGTATCAAGATCGATGAGCATTCCAAACTGCTCAACAAGACCCTCGCTGAACTCTATCCCAACGGGGAGCGCAAGCATTTCAAGAATGTAGCCGTACTCCGCCACAATGAGACCATCATCCCTGAGGAAGGTACCCGATTCGAGATGGGGGATCATACCTATTTCATCACCGACCCCGAAGGAGAACCCAACATACTCTCCATCACCAATCAGGACCAGAAAGAGGTCAACCGGATCATGGTATTGGGGGGTGGCAAGATCGGCTATCATGCGGCTCGACTCCTCAGTAAGAAATACACCGTAAAGATTATCGAGAAGGACAAGCAACGCTGTCACACACTCGCTTCTGACCTGAGCGGGGTGCTTGTCATACATGGTGACCCTCGGAACATCGAATTGCTGGAAGAAGAACATCTCGATGAGATGGACATGGTGATCGCGGTGACGGAGAATTCAGAGACCAATATCATCTCCTGCTTGACGGCCAAGAATCACGGTGTGAGAAAGACCATCGCTCTGGTGGAGAACATGGACTATATCCATATCTCCCAAGGCGTAGGGGTAGATACCATGATCAATAAGCGGCTCATCGCAGCTAATTTCATCTTCCGATACATACGTAAAGGGGATGTGATGGCCATGGCGGGTCTGCATGGTGCGGACTGTGAGGTATTGGAATTCGAAGTGAATCCCACTGATCCGATCCATCACAAGAGTATCAGCAAGATCAAATTTCCCAAGGGTGCGCGTATAGGTGGGGTGATACTCGATGGGGTCGGTATCATTCCTGATAAGGATTTCCTCTTCCGCGATAAGGATTTGGTCGTAGTGCTTTCCAAACCGGAATGCATCAA
This genomic window contains:
- a CDS encoding imidazolonepropionase — protein: MSTLITHIGTLLGIREDGKLRLRGAELRETGSLNDAWLICQDGEIKDYGPMAELPDHAGMVTIDARGGHVIPAYCDSHTHIVFAQTREGEFQDRIAGLSYEQIAQRGGGILNSVEKLRAMPEEELYEASYRRCLEIMQQGTGSIEIKSGYGLDTASELKMLRVARRLGEALPLQVKTTLLAAHAYPREFADDHAGYIDLICDEIIPHVAEEGLADYIDAFCERGYFDAQETERILEAGQKYGLRPKVHVNQFSSCGGIQSSLKYDALSVDHLEVMEGSDLEDVCQSDTIATALPACSFFIDIPYTPARDIIDSNGLLALATDYNPGSSPTGNMSFVLSLACIRMNMHPIEALNAATLNGAAAMELSDTTGSITRGKRADLIITRPMKEFALLPYRFADRMIERVVLNGRPV
- the trkA gene encoding Trk system potassium transporter TrkA, which codes for MRIVIAGAGDVGFHLARLLALESHQTSIIDTDAEKLDYVAKHLDVHTILGTSTSFKILREAQVENCDLFIAVTSSEEVNFTSAVISKRLGAKRTIVRVSNVEYMMARKDTFMKEIGIDEVILPETLAAQEIKRLVNHSVLTDHFSFENGKLALMGIKIDEHSKLLNKTLAELYPNGERKHFKNVAVLRHNETIIPEEGTRFEMGDHTYFITDPEGEPNILSITNQDQKEVNRIMVLGGGKIGYHAARLLSKKYTVKIIEKDKQRCHTLASDLSGVLVIHGDPRNIELLEEEHLDEMDMVIAVTENSETNIISCLTAKNHGVRKTIALVENMDYIHISQGVGVDTMINKRLIAANFIFRYIRKGDVMAMAGLHGADCEVLEFEVNPTDPIHHKSISKIKFPKGARIGGVILDGVGIIPDKDFLFRDKDLVVVLSKPECINKVEKFFA